The Mixta hanseatica genome includes a region encoding these proteins:
- a CDS encoding lipase → MSIFSYRDFDEKTLMEDTLVMLKYINETCGGVESGFQQAAEESGWKVLNGNDIGFSGLSGSHDEFYGEVLALLTSQVNIMGKYDEGGKLTGVGIYFWGTGAAADDEFGWLHMIGDGLADIAVALGESGISNGYILTAFDNLLTRVAEFAQENGLTGRDVLISGHSMGGMGVNSMASASSQGAWGGFYEDSAYIATASPTQNQLDDKVLNLGLENDPVYRVLEGDNITNDTLIAHDKPLDTCANNLVAFNDFYTSNPLLSLLNIASWANGHGMDWYINAFEKLLNSAFYEMTNLNSTIITAQLSDEMRETTWVEDLNYNALAHTGPTFILGSDKADLIAGGRGIDYLEGFGGDDIFRDAGGFNIIRGGEGQDQFDLQGEISKTSIARRAALPLLKEPTAASRCCRM, encoded by the coding sequence ATGAGTATATTTTCATACCGGGACTTTGACGAAAAAACATTAATGGAAGACACACTGGTAATGTTGAAATATATCAACGAAACCTGCGGCGGCGTCGAATCCGGTTTTCAACAGGCTGCGGAAGAAAGCGGCTGGAAAGTCCTCAACGGCAATGATATCGGCTTCTCCGGTCTTTCCGGCTCGCATGATGAATTTTACGGCGAAGTGCTGGCGCTGCTTACCTCGCAGGTCAATATTATGGGGAAATATGATGAGGGCGGTAAGCTGACCGGCGTCGGGATTTATTTCTGGGGTACCGGCGCCGCTGCCGATGACGAGTTCGGCTGGTTGCATATGATAGGCGACGGCCTGGCTGATATTGCTGTCGCCCTGGGCGAATCGGGCATTTCTAACGGCTATATCCTCACTGCCTTTGACAACCTGCTGACCCGCGTAGCGGAATTTGCTCAGGAAAACGGCCTGACCGGACGCGATGTGCTGATTTCCGGCCATAGTATGGGCGGCATGGGCGTCAACAGCATGGCGTCCGCCTCCAGCCAGGGCGCCTGGGGCGGCTTTTACGAGGACTCCGCCTACATCGCCACCGCTTCGCCGACACAAAACCAGCTGGATGATAAAGTTTTGAATCTGGGGCTGGAAAACGATCCGGTTTATCGTGTTCTGGAAGGGGATAACATCACTAATGATACGCTCATTGCGCATGACAAACCGCTGGACACCTGCGCCAATAATCTGGTGGCTTTCAATGATTTTTATACCAGTAACCCTTTGCTCTCTTTATTAAACATAGCAAGCTGGGCCAACGGTCACGGTATGGATTGGTATATTAACGCCTTTGAGAAGCTGCTGAATTCCGCTTTCTATGAAATGACCAACCTGAACTCCACTATTATTACGGCGCAACTTTCCGATGAAATGCGGGAAACCACCTGGGTAGAAGATCTGAACTACAACGCGCTTGCCCATACCGGCCCCACCTTTATCCTCGGCAGCGATAAGGCGGATCTGATTGCCGGCGGCAGGGGTATTGACTACCTGGAAGGGTTCGGCGGCGACGATATCTTCCGCGACGCGGGCGGTTTTAACATCATCAGGGGCGGTGAAGGTCAGGATCAGTTCGATCTGCAGGGCGAGATCAGTAAAACCTCTATCGCCAGGCGGGCGGCATTACCTTTATTAAAGGAGCCGACGGCGGCATCACGCTGCTGCAGGATGTAG
- the metJ gene encoding met regulon transcriptional regulator MetJ — protein MAEWNGEYISPYAEHGKKSEQVKKITVSIPLKVLKILTDERTRRQVNNLRHATNSELLCEAFLHAFTGQPLPDDVDLRKERSDEIPEEAKKIMRELGKDPDTWEY, from the coding sequence ATGGCTGAATGGAATGGCGAATATATCAGCCCTTATGCTGAGCACGGTAAGAAGAGCGAGCAGGTCAAAAAAATTACCGTGTCTATTCCGCTGAAAGTACTGAAAATCCTGACAGATGAACGTACGCGCCGCCAGGTAAACAATCTGCGTCATGCCACTAACAGCGAGCTGTTATGCGAAGCATTTCTGCATGCCTTTACCGGCCAGCCGCTGCCGGACGACGTTGATCTGCGCAAAGAGCGCAGCGATGAAATTCCGGAAGAGGCGAAGAAGATTATGCGTGAGCTGGGTAAAGATCCCGATACCTGGGAATATTGA
- the metB gene encoding cystathionine gamma-synthase: protein MTRKQATIAVRSGLNDDQQYGCVVPPIHLSSTYNFTDFNQPRAHDYSRRGNPTRDVVQRALAELEGGAGAVMTNTGMSAIHLVCTLFLKPGDLLVAPHDCYGGSYRLFDSQSKRGAYRVKFVDQGDAEALQAALAEQPKLVLVESPSNPLLRVVDIAAICQAARAAGAVSVVDNTFLSPALQNPLALGADLVVHSCTKYLNGHSDVVAGAVIAKDAAVATELAWWANNIGVTGSAFDSYLLLRGMRTLGPRMAAAQRNALAIVDYLQQQPLVKKLYHPSLPQNPGHQHAVRQQRGFGAMLSFELDGDEQRLRRFLKALELFTLAESLGGVESLISHTATMTHAGMSAEARAAAGISDTLLRVSVGIEDHEDLIADLDNAFRIAAED from the coding sequence ATGACGCGTAAACAGGCAACCATCGCAGTGCGCAGCGGTTTGAATGATGATCAGCAGTATGGCTGCGTTGTCCCTCCGATTCACCTTTCCAGCACCTATAACTTCACTGATTTCAATCAGCCTCGCGCCCATGACTATTCGCGTCGTGGTAATCCTACGCGTGACGTGGTGCAGCGGGCGCTGGCCGAACTGGAAGGCGGTGCCGGCGCAGTCATGACCAACACCGGTATGTCCGCTATTCATCTGGTCTGTACGCTGTTTCTGAAGCCTGGCGATCTGTTGGTCGCGCCCCATGACTGTTACGGCGGCAGCTATCGTCTGTTCGACAGCCAAAGCAAGCGCGGCGCCTATCGCGTGAAGTTTGTCGATCAGGGCGATGCCGAGGCGTTGCAGGCGGCGCTGGCTGAACAGCCGAAGCTGGTGCTGGTGGAAAGCCCCAGCAATCCGCTGCTGCGCGTGGTGGATATCGCCGCGATTTGTCAGGCTGCGCGTGCCGCCGGCGCAGTGAGCGTGGTGGATAACACCTTTTTAAGCCCGGCGCTGCAAAACCCGCTGGCGCTGGGGGCCGATTTGGTGGTGCATTCCTGCACTAAATACCTTAATGGCCACTCTGATGTGGTCGCCGGTGCAGTGATCGCTAAAGATGCGGCGGTAGCGACCGAACTCGCCTGGTGGGCGAACAATATTGGCGTAACCGGTTCTGCTTTCGACAGCTATCTACTGCTGCGCGGAATGCGAACTCTGGGCCCGCGGATGGCAGCGGCGCAGCGTAATGCGCTGGCGATTGTGGACTATTTGCAGCAGCAGCCGCTGGTGAAAAAACTGTATCATCCTTCTTTGCCGCAAAACCCGGGCCATCAGCATGCGGTACGTCAACAGCGCGGCTTTGGCGCCATGTTAAGTTTTGAGCTCGACGGCGACGAACAGCGTCTGCGCCGTTTCCTGAAAGCGCTGGAATTATTTACCCTCGCGGAATCGCTGGGAGGAGTAGAAAGCTTGATTTCCCATACCGCCACTATGACTCATGCCGGGATGTCGGCGGAAGCGCGTGCGGCGGCGGGGATTTCCGATACCTTACTGCGCGTGTCGGTTGGGATAGAGGATCATGAAGATTTAATCGCCGATCTGGATAATGCATTCCGGATCGCAGCCGAGGATTAA
- a CDS encoding bifunctional aspartate kinase/homoserine dehydrogenase II yields MSISAAAGAPHSRQLHKFGGSSLADVSCYQRVAGIMADYSQPGDVMVVSAAGSTTNQLISWLKLSQNDRLSAHQVQQSLRRYQSDLINGLLSPALAQPLLSRFIQDLERLAALLDGKITDAVYAEVVGHGEIWSARLMAAVLQQRDLEACWLDAREFLRAERAAQPQVDEGKSWPLLQQLMAQHGHQRLVVTGFICRNDAGETVLLGRNGSDYSATQIGALAGVSRVTIWSDVAGVYSADPRKVKDACLLPLLRLDEASELARLAAPVLHARTLQPVSNSDIDLQLRCSYQPEQGSTRIERVLASGTGARIVTSHDDVCLIDIEVSAQHDFTALHKEVDHLLKRAQLRPLAMGVHSDRNLLQLCYTSEVVNSVFDLLQDAGLPGHLQLREGLALVALVGAGVGRNPLHSHRFWQQINDQPVEFIWQSEDKISLVAVLRVGPTEHLVQGLHQSLFRAEKRIGLMLFGKGNIGSRWLELFAREQKNLSARTGFEFVLAGVVDSRRSLLSYEGVDASRALAFFEDEAVAQDEESLFLWMRAHPYDDLVVLDVTASEALAGQYLDFASHGFHVISANKVAGASGSYQWRQIRDAFAKTGRHWLYNATVGAGLPVNHTVRDLRESGDSILSISGIFSGTLSWLFLQFDGTVPFSELVDQAWQQGLTEPDPRVDLSGQDVMRKLVILAREAGYDIEPDQVRVESLVPADCEQGSVDHFFENSDALNEQMLQRLEAAQEMGLVLRYVARFDANGKARVGIEAVRPEHPLAALLPCDNVFAIESRWYRDNPLVIRGPGAGRDVTAGAIQSDINRLAQLL; encoded by the coding sequence ATGAGTATTTCAGCCGCAGCGGGCGCGCCGCACAGCAGACAGCTGCATAAATTTGGCGGCAGCAGTCTCGCCGATGTTAGCTGTTATCAGCGTGTCGCGGGCATTATGGCCGATTACAGTCAGCCGGGTGATGTAATGGTGGTTTCCGCCGCGGGCAGCACCACGAACCAACTGATTAGCTGGCTGAAGCTGAGCCAGAACGATCGCCTGTCGGCCCATCAGGTGCAGCAGAGCCTGCGTCGTTATCAGTCCGACCTGATCAACGGCCTGTTGTCGCCGGCGTTAGCTCAGCCGTTGCTGAGCCGTTTTATTCAGGATCTGGAGCGCCTGGCGGCGTTGCTGGATGGAAAAATCACCGATGCCGTTTACGCTGAGGTGGTGGGGCACGGCGAAATCTGGTCGGCGCGGCTGATGGCGGCGGTGCTACAGCAGCGCGATTTGGAAGCCTGCTGGCTGGATGCCCGTGAGTTTTTACGCGCCGAGCGCGCGGCGCAGCCGCAGGTGGATGAAGGCAAATCCTGGCCGCTGTTACAGCAGCTGATGGCGCAACATGGACATCAACGCCTGGTGGTTACCGGTTTTATCTGCCGTAATGACGCCGGTGAAACCGTGCTGTTGGGACGTAATGGTTCCGACTATTCCGCCACGCAAATCGGTGCGCTGGCGGGCGTAAGCCGCGTCACCATCTGGAGCGATGTCGCCGGGGTGTACAGCGCCGACCCGCGTAAAGTTAAAGATGCCTGCCTGTTGCCGCTGCTGCGCCTGGACGAAGCCAGCGAGCTGGCGCGTCTGGCGGCGCCGGTGTTACATGCCCGCACGCTGCAGCCGGTTTCCAACAGCGATATCGATTTGCAGCTGCGCTGCAGCTATCAGCCAGAGCAGGGATCGACGCGCATTGAGCGCGTGCTGGCTTCCGGCACCGGTGCACGTATCGTCACCAGCCATGATGATGTATGCCTGATTGATATTGAAGTTTCTGCGCAGCACGATTTCACGGCGCTGCATAAAGAGGTCGATCATCTGCTGAAGCGCGCGCAGCTTCGCCCGCTGGCGATGGGCGTTCATAGCGATCGCAACCTGCTGCAACTCTGTTATACCTCCGAAGTCGTCAACAGCGTTTTTGATCTGTTGCAGGATGCCGGCCTGCCGGGCCATCTGCAGCTGCGCGAAGGGCTGGCGCTGGTGGCGCTGGTAGGGGCGGGTGTCGGCCGCAATCCGCTGCACAGCCACCGCTTTTGGCAACAAATCAACGATCAGCCGGTAGAGTTTATCTGGCAGTCGGAAGATAAGATCAGCCTGGTGGCGGTACTGCGTGTGGGTCCAACGGAGCATTTGGTGCAGGGTCTGCACCAGTCGCTGTTCCGTGCAGAAAAACGCATCGGCCTGATGCTGTTTGGTAAAGGAAATATCGGTTCACGCTGGCTGGAGCTGTTTGCCCGCGAGCAAAAAAATCTGTCGGCCCGTACCGGCTTCGAGTTTGTCCTGGCGGGCGTGGTGGACAGCCGTCGCAGCCTGCTGAGCTATGAAGGAGTGGATGCCAGCCGTGCGCTGGCCTTCTTTGAAGATGAAGCGGTCGCGCAGGATGAAGAGTCTCTCTTTCTGTGGATGCGGGCGCACCCTTATGATGACCTTGTGGTGTTGGACGTTACCGCCAGCGAAGCGCTGGCTGGGCAGTACCTGGATTTCGCCAGCCACGGTTTTCATGTGATTAGCGCCAATAAAGTCGCCGGCGCCTCAGGCAGCTATCAGTGGCGTCAGATCCGCGACGCGTTTGCCAAAACCGGACGCCATTGGCTATATAACGCCACGGTGGGCGCCGGTCTGCCGGTCAACCATACGGTGCGCGATCTGCGGGAAAGCGGCGACAGCATTCTTTCCATCAGCGGGATTTTCTCCGGCACGCTCTCCTGGCTTTTCCTGCAGTTTGACGGCACGGTGCCGTTTAGCGAGCTGGTGGATCAGGCGTGGCAGCAGGGCTTAACCGAGCCGGACCCGCGCGTCGATCTCTCCGGGCAAGATGTGATGCGTAAGCTGGTGATCCTGGCGCGTGAGGCGGGTTACGATATCGAGCCGGATCAGGTACGCGTCGAGTCGCTGGTGCCAGCGGACTGTGAGCAAGGCTCTGTGGATCACTTCTTCGAAAACAGCGATGCGTTAAACGAGCAGATGCTCCAGCGTCTGGAAGCCGCGCAAGAGATGGGATTGGTGTTGCGCTACGTCGCGCGTTTTGATGCTAACGGCAAAGCGCGTGTCGGCATCGAGGCGGTGCGGCCTGAACATCCGCTGGCGGCTCTGCTGCCGTGCGATAATGTTTTTGCCATCGAAAGCCGCTGGTATCGTGATAATCCGCTGGTTATCCGCGGGCCGGGTGCCGGACGCGACGTCACGGCTGGCGCGATTCAGTCTGATATTAATCGGCTGGCGCAGTTGCTGTAA
- the rpmE gene encoding 50S ribosomal protein L31 has product MKEGIHPKYVEITATCSCGNVIKTRSTVGHDLNLDVCGQCHPFYTGKQRVVDTGGRVERFNKRFSIPGSK; this is encoded by the coding sequence ATGAAAGAAGGTATTCATCCTAAGTATGTTGAAATTACTGCAACTTGTTCTTGCGGTAATGTGATCAAAACTCGCTCAACCGTGGGTCACGATCTGAACCTGGACGTGTGCGGCCAGTGCCACCCGTTCTACACCGGCAAACAGCGTGTTGTTGATACCGGTGGTCGTGTTGAGCGCTTCAACAAACGCTTCAGCATTCCGGGCAGCAAATAA
- a CDS encoding HlyD family type I secretion periplasmic adaptor subunit: MEKKIPHSGLPSPADKQHVAQKSERYFQRLGVLTIVIGVFGFLTWAALAPLDKGVTASGTVMVNGNRKTVQSPGNGIVANVLVREGDIVQAGVPLVELSPTQARARYEQFRDKYLTALATHARLKAEQAGVSRPVFPDLLRDEAWRVQGESLMTLQQALLTARVQALASEINSNRHNLAGLQYQIQSMERSLALKHKLNHSLRQQLNDMRALANENVLPRNRYRELERQQHDVQSQIEELSGQININQEKRQESEQRIKQIEAEYYKDVNSQLAKTRMEIDDFEKNMQIARYDLDNTHITAPVSGTVMALNVLTPGSVLSAGEALMDIVPRDTPLVIKAQVSATLIDKVYPQLTVNMMFIALNQNKTPVIPGYVTQVSPDRLEDQKSGESYYEIQVAVTDEGRQLLKNADIRPGMPVSVLIKTGSRSLLSYLFKPVLDRAQTAFTEE, translated from the coding sequence ATGGAAAAGAAAATTCCCCACAGCGGACTACCCTCGCCCGCCGATAAGCAACACGTCGCGCAAAAAAGCGAGCGTTATTTTCAACGTCTGGGCGTGCTTACTATTGTTATCGGCGTATTCGGCTTTTTGACCTGGGCGGCGCTCGCGCCGCTGGACAAAGGTGTTACCGCATCAGGCACGGTGATGGTTAACGGCAATCGTAAAACAGTGCAGTCGCCTGGCAACGGCATCGTGGCAAACGTTCTGGTCAGAGAGGGCGATATTGTCCAGGCGGGCGTGCCGCTGGTGGAATTAAGCCCAACCCAGGCCCGCGCGCGTTACGAGCAGTTCCGCGATAAATACCTGACCGCGCTGGCTACTCACGCCAGGTTAAAAGCGGAGCAGGCGGGCGTTAGCCGGCCCGTATTTCCCGATCTGTTACGTGATGAGGCCTGGCGCGTGCAGGGCGAATCGCTGATGACATTGCAGCAGGCTCTGCTTACTGCGCGCGTGCAGGCGTTGGCCAGTGAAATCAACAGTAACCGCCATAATCTGGCAGGACTGCAGTATCAAATACAAAGTATGGAGAGATCGCTGGCCTTAAAGCACAAACTCAATCATAGCCTGCGTCAACAGCTTAACGATATGCGCGCGCTGGCAAATGAAAACGTCCTGCCGCGTAACCGCTACCGGGAACTGGAGCGACAGCAGCATGACGTCCAAAGCCAAATCGAAGAGTTGAGCGGGCAAATTAATATCAACCAAGAGAAACGGCAGGAAAGCGAACAGCGTATCAAACAGATCGAGGCGGAATACTATAAAGACGTAAATAGCCAGCTGGCCAAAACCAGAATGGAAATAGACGATTTTGAAAAGAATATGCAAATCGCTCGCTACGATTTAGATAACACCCATATCACTGCCCCGGTTTCCGGCACCGTTATGGCGCTTAACGTACTCACGCCGGGCAGTGTACTTTCTGCTGGCGAAGCGCTGATGGATATAGTGCCGCGCGATACGCCGCTGGTTATTAAGGCGCAGGTCAGCGCGACGTTAATCGATAAAGTGTATCCACAGCTGACGGTAAATATGATGTTTATTGCGCTGAACCAAAATAAAACGCCGGTTATACCCGGTTACGTCACGCAGGTATCGCCCGACAGGCTGGAAGATCAAAAAAGCGGTGAAAGCTATTACGAAATTCAGGTTGCCGTCACGGATGAAGGCAGACAGCTGCTGAAAAACGCAGATATCCGCCCAGGGATGCCGGTAAGCGTGTTGATTAAAACTGGATCGCGTTCGCTGTTGAGCTATCTGTTTAAACCGGTTCTGGATCGTGCCCAAACCGCATTCACGGAGGAATAA
- a CDS encoding polyurethane esterase: MGIFDYKQQENKSLINDALILNAYSTELSGFSLGESYEEMAGKAGWKLLNAETLGYSGSCDQHDIFNGENPFYWSSQVNVFGKYDATGALVSIGVCYWGTGDVIDSPTASENTLTDTIHDLLIVVDGFAENYVKNAFGDLLSRIADFATENGLAGEDVLFSGMSLGGMAVNSTAMASANNAWDGFYEDANYIAISFPVQNTYDDKVLNIGCENDPVYRALEGISINFPDSFLAHDKPLETCVNNLVMFNDFYAANDFTLFSIAGQMWGTWAGHDAADYVEGLRIALNSSFYDTTHKDSTVIVSRMSDEMRETTWVEDLNRFAQPHEGPTFILGSEKADLIAGGSGIDYLEGFGGDDIFRDAGGFNIIMGGEGYDRLELGGEISKTSIAQAGGITFIKGADGGITLLQDVEVIQETYWNWFEFKNINYSVTSNGLEVDGKVALGYANAVHADATGNSEIFAPENGGFYHNATSWLFSYAGDAVMHGSHSDDVFVSGIGDDVMYANGGQDIFLFASEHFGDNTIYQFGHDDKLAILGNKTINANGNYLDYLSECDEGLLFTCGDSSITLVGLTLDQVHESQFVLA; this comes from the coding sequence GTGGGTATATTTGACTATAAGCAACAAGAAAATAAATCATTAATTAACGACGCGCTGATTCTCAATGCTTATAGCACTGAGCTTTCTGGTTTTAGCCTGGGCGAGTCATATGAGGAAATGGCAGGGAAAGCGGGCTGGAAGCTGCTTAATGCCGAGACGCTGGGCTATAGCGGCAGCTGCGATCAGCACGATATATTTAACGGTGAAAATCCCTTTTACTGGTCTTCGCAGGTTAATGTATTCGGTAAATATGACGCAACTGGCGCGCTGGTTTCGATTGGCGTCTGCTACTGGGGAACCGGTGATGTTATTGACTCGCCCACCGCGAGTGAAAACACGCTGACGGACACTATCCATGACTTATTAATAGTCGTAGACGGCTTTGCCGAAAACTATGTGAAGAACGCGTTTGGCGATCTATTAAGCCGCATTGCTGACTTTGCTACGGAAAATGGTTTAGCCGGTGAAGATGTGCTGTTTAGCGGAATGAGTCTCGGCGGTATGGCGGTGAACAGCACCGCGATGGCATCGGCTAACAATGCCTGGGATGGTTTTTATGAGGATGCCAACTATATCGCTATCTCTTTTCCGGTTCAGAATACCTATGATGATAAAGTATTAAATATTGGCTGCGAAAACGATCCGGTTTATCGCGCGCTGGAAGGCATATCGATTAATTTCCCTGACTCCTTCCTCGCTCATGATAAGCCTCTTGAGACCTGCGTGAATAATCTGGTGATGTTTAATGACTTTTACGCCGCCAATGATTTTACCCTGTTCTCAATTGCCGGGCAGATGTGGGGAACCTGGGCGGGCCATGATGCAGCAGACTATGTAGAAGGATTGCGTATCGCCCTCAATTCAAGCTTTTATGATACAACGCATAAAGATTCTACGGTTATCGTTTCCCGCATGTCCGATGAAATGCGGGAAACCACCTGGGTAGAAGATCTGAACCGTTTTGCCCAACCGCACGAAGGTCCTACCTTTATCCTCGGCAGCGAAAAGGCGGACCTGATTGCTGGCGGCAGCGGTATTGACTACCTGGAAGGGTTCGGCGGCGACGATATCTTCCGCGACGCGGGCGGCTTTAACATCATTATGGGCGGTGAAGGTTATGATCGATTAGAACTGGGCGGTGAGATCAGTAAAACCTCTATCGCCCAGGCGGGCGGCATTACCTTTATTAAAGGGGCCGACGGCGGCATCACGCTGCTGCAGGATGTAGAGGTCATTCAGGAAACCTACTGGAACTGGTTTGAATTTAAAAATATTAACTATTCCGTGACCAGCAACGGGCTGGAAGTAGACGGCAAAGTCGCGCTGGGCTACGCCAATGCCGTACATGCTGATGCCACCGGCAACAGCGAAATCTTCGCCCCGGAGAACGGCGGCTTTTATCACAATGCCACCAGCTGGCTGTTCAGCTATGCGGGCGACGCCGTGATGCACGGCTCTCACAGCGATGACGTGTTTGTCAGCGGCATCGGCGATGATGTCATGTACGCCAACGGCGGTCAGGATATTTTCCTGTTCGCCAGCGAGCACTTCGGCGATAACACCATCTATCAGTTTGGTCATGACGATAAGCTGGCGATCCTGGGCAATAAAACCATCAATGCCAACGGCAATTACCTGGATTATCTGTCGGAATGCGATGAGGGTTTGCTGTTCACCTGCGGCGACAGCAGTATTACGCTGGTGGGTTTAACGCTTGATCAAGTGCATGAAAGCCAGTTCGTACTGGCATAA